ACAATCTGAAAAGGTTGGCGATGATTATGATAAGATTGAGCAAGTAGCTCGTATCTCAGCAAATAACGATGCAACCATTGGTAAACTTGTAGCTGATGCTATGCGTAAGGTTTCTAAAGATGGTGTAATTACTATTGAAGAAGCTAAGGGTACTGACACAACTATTGGCGTTGTAGAAGGTATGCAGTTTGATCGTGGTTATCTTTCTGCTTATTTCGTAACTAACACTGAAAAGATGCAGTGCGAAATGGAAAACCCATATATCCTTATCTATGATAAGAAGATTTCCAATCTGAAGGATATGCTTCCAATTTTGGAACCAGCTGTACAAACAGGACGTCCATTGCTTATCGTTGCTGAAGATGTAGATAGCGAAGCATTGACTACATTGGTAGTTAACCGTCTTCGTTCTCAATTAAAAATCTGTGCTGTTAAAGCTCCTGGATTTGGTGACAGAAGAAAAGAAATGTTGGAAGACATTGCAATCCTTACTGGTGGTTTGGTAATCAGCGAAGAGAAAGGCTTGAAACTGGAACAGGCAACTATCGAAATGTTAGGATCTGCAGAAAAGGTAACTATTACAAAAGATAATACAACTATTGTAAACGGTGCTGGTGCAAAAGAAAATATTGAAACTCGTATCAATCAGATCAAAGCTCAGATTAAGACTACTACATCTGATTATGATAAAGAAAAACTTCAGGAACGTTTGGCTAAATTAGCTGGTGGTGTTGCTGTACTTTATGTAGGTGCTGCTTCTGAAGTTGAGATGAAAGAAAAGAAAGACCGTGTTGATGATGCTCTTTGTGCAACTCGTGCTGCAATCGAAGAAGGTATTGTTCCTGGTGGTGGTGTAGCTTATATCCGTGCAATTGAAACATTGGAAGGAATGAAGGGTGACAATGCTGATGAAACAACCGGTATTGAAATCATCAAACGTGCAATTGAAGAACCTCTTCGCCAGATTGTTGCTAATGCAGGAAAAGAAGGAGCTGTTATTGTTCAGAAAGTACGTGAAGGAAAAGGTGACTTTGGTTATAATGCTCACAGTGATGTATATGAAAATATGTATGCTGCCGGAGTTGTTGACCCAGCTAAGGTTACTCGTGTAGCTCTTGAAAATGCTGCTTCTATTGCAGGTATGTTCTTAACTACTGAATGTGTTATTGTAGAAAAGAAAGAAGATAAACCAGAAATGCCAATGGGCGCTCCAGGAATGGGCGGCATGGGTGGAATGATGTAATTCTTCCTTTTTATCAC
This genomic interval from uncultured Bacteroides sp. contains the following:
- the groL gene encoding chaperonin GroEL (60 kDa chaperone family; promotes refolding of misfolded polypeptides especially under stressful conditions; forms two stacked rings of heptamers to form a barrel-shaped 14mer; ends can be capped by GroES; misfolded proteins enter the barrel where they are refolded when GroES binds), with the translated sequence MAKDISFNIDARDQLKKGVDELANAVKVTLGPKGRNVIIEKKFGAPHITKDGVTVAKEIELSDPFQNTGAQLVKEVASKTGDDAGDGTTTATVLAQSIVSVGMKNVTAGANPMDLKRGIDKAVEAVVASIKKQSEKVGDDYDKIEQVARISANNDATIGKLVADAMRKVSKDGVITIEEAKGTDTTIGVVEGMQFDRGYLSAYFVTNTEKMQCEMENPYILIYDKKISNLKDMLPILEPAVQTGRPLLIVAEDVDSEALTTLVVNRLRSQLKICAVKAPGFGDRRKEMLEDIAILTGGLVISEEKGLKLEQATIEMLGSAEKVTITKDNTTIVNGAGAKENIETRINQIKAQIKTTTSDYDKEKLQERLAKLAGGVAVLYVGAASEVEMKEKKDRVDDALCATRAAIEEGIVPGGGVAYIRAIETLEGMKGDNADETTGIEIIKRAIEEPLRQIVANAGKEGAVIVQKVREGKGDFGYNAHSDVYENMYAAGVVDPAKVTRVALENAASIAGMFLTTECVIVEKKEDKPEMPMGAPGMGGMGGMM